The window AGTGGATGATGATTAAAAACCCCACAAAATATAGTGCAATTTGGTGCCTTAATTGAATACTGGGAGTCTCGGGGATGGTGCTTAGCATACTAGTGGTAGCTGGAGCAATATGGACTGCTGTGACTTGGGATCGAAATTCACTTCTTCAAGCCTCGGTAAGCAGGGTCCTAACAAATTTGACGACCCTTGGCAGTCGGCACTGCATCTAGGGTTGATATAAAACCAAGCTATAAATCTGATCTTCGTTGGATAAAATGCCTTCTTCAAGCCTCACAGCCACTGCTTGAAGAATCTCTCCCCTCGCACCAGCTTAGTTTGTAGTGTCTGAATCTTTACTCTTGATATTGGCATGTAACATCTGATACTatagttgatatatatatagagatatTTTTCAGCAAGACCTTCCACACCAAATTCCAGAAAAAATAATTCTGCCAGGGCTTGTACAGAGTCATGCAGATGCAGAGGGTAATTGTTTATCGGAACTATGAGAAAGACAGTCTCCGAAATTCTCAACACCAACTCGTTCCTTTACATTAGGGATGTATaccagcaaaaacaaaaattgtatcccatacatattaaaaacatttgtcTCATAAATCAAGCCTGGCTAAAGCTTCTTAAAGCGGCTATCCATGCTACAAGCATGtagcaaaaaagaaacaataccTTTCTAACACCAGCACCCACCCAACCCACATTTGATGTCTGTCACTAGCTCACCGCCTCAAACAAAACCATCTCAATCTTCCATTCCAAGTGATGAGAAATCTCCAATTCAATTAGCATCCATTTTATTGATCACCTCACCATATCCCTTGATCAACTTTCTTTAGGTATACAATTAAACATTGCAATAAAGCAGGGGGAAAAGGATCAATGCAAAGGTCAGAAATTGTATCAATCTACACAACAAAGTTGTGTTGGTTTAGGAAAAGGCTCGCTGCTAGTAAAGTTTTACATAGATAAAGGAAGAAGCATCCTTCGCTTCTTTTTCCTAGCCAATCGAACTTGCTTTGTAACTTTCATGCATATAAGCAATAGCAAAGTGATGCATACTAGGATAAACGCAAGTCGCATATgcctaaaatataaagaaactgCAGAGAAAACCAAGAATGCTATGATAAAAAGTTCCCATATTACAAATAACACAACGTCCACCCTGCAAGCATACACAGGACAAAGAGAAGAAACAAAGTCAGAATCGATGCCATCTTAGATGATACAAAGAAAGATTGATTCATGGACAATAACACTGCAGGGACTATTATAGATGAGTTGACTATCAGTATTCTCTAAGCTATGATAACCAAGCATGAGAAACATTCActaattaaaagtaaatatttgataaaatgaaTTGCCAGGAAATGTCACCAGCAACATGAAATATCCAAATCTATGCAGGGCAGGAAAATAAATCCACCCTCAGTTTTAGTTTAGCTCTGCAACCACCCAACCACTGTGTACAAAAGTAAAAATAACTGAATTGCATTTATCAGGCAAATGTCCCAAACATTATCAATTGAATTATTATCTCCGACTTACACAAGTCACAAACAATTGAGTTAATCTGGTATCTACACTAGTTTATCTCCGGACAGCTTTTGCCTTTTCAAAAGTTCCAACAGGAAACTACTAACATCAAAAACGATCGAAATGTAACAAAACTGTATCCTATGTTAAAGCTCACTGTAAACAACCTTTTCAATCCCCCAAGTTCCCTTCAACACCCAATCCTATCAAATAGAGTATCAATGATCAGCTACAGAACTCAATTCCATTATCTTTCCCTGAACAACAAAACCCAAT is drawn from Populus nigra chromosome 5, ddPopNigr1.1, whole genome shotgun sequence and contains these coding sequences:
- the LOC133693431 gene encoding uncharacterized protein LOC133693431; translation: MITRSNLADQLREYQIRSKHDWASVSFFSSASNISSSRVDVVLFVIWELFIIAFLVFSAVSLYFRHMRLAFILVCITLLLLICMKVTKQVRLARKKKRRMLLPLSM